The Corynebacterium jeddahense genome has a window encoding:
- a CDS encoding geranylgeranyl reductase family protein — MWRVSEYFDLVVVGAGPAGSAAAIAGQRAGMGTLLLDALPAHRDKTCGDGLTPRAVDTLELLGLPVPAYRNRGLKLHGYGGDVEAPWPRGEGSASPRATFDAMLVGEAARAGATIRQGCPATGVQLERGAIRAVETPRGEVRARRVIVADGVRSPFGKLLGRAWHKEHVYGIAARSYCASPFSSEPWMHSHVELRDAGGAIQPGYGWIFPLGDGHVNLGCGALSTDARPAKVNTKKLLAQYAAQQREAWQLGEPERVASALLPMGGAVSNVAGPNWALVGDAAACVNPLNGEGIDYGLETAVLAVGLMGQVDDLTLAWPALLRETYGDAFALARTLARLLTYPQFLPLAGPVALRGLGGRTLMPAAARLMGNLVADEDRDLVARAWRLAGRAARGAQPGEPLWDAR, encoded by the coding sequence ATGTGGCGGGTGAGTGAGTACTTCGACCTCGTCGTCGTCGGCGCGGGCCCGGCCGGGTCCGCCGCAGCGATCGCCGGGCAGCGCGCCGGCATGGGCACATTGCTTCTCGACGCCCTGCCGGCCCACCGCGACAAAACCTGCGGGGACGGGTTGACCCCTCGGGCCGTCGATACGCTAGAGCTCCTCGGCCTCCCCGTCCCGGCGTACCGCAACCGGGGCCTGAAGCTGCACGGCTACGGCGGCGACGTCGAGGCGCCGTGGCCGCGCGGCGAGGGGTCCGCCTCCCCGCGTGCCACGTTCGACGCCATGCTTGTCGGCGAAGCTGCGCGCGCCGGCGCGACCATCCGCCAGGGCTGTCCCGCCACCGGCGTGCAGCTCGAGCGCGGGGCGATCCGCGCCGTGGAGACGCCGCGCGGCGAGGTGCGGGCCCGGCGGGTGATCGTCGCGGACGGGGTGCGCTCCCCCTTTGGCAAACTCCTCGGGCGCGCCTGGCACAAGGAGCACGTCTACGGCATCGCGGCGCGCTCCTACTGCGCCTCGCCGTTTTCGAGCGAGCCGTGGATGCACTCCCACGTCGAACTGCGCGACGCCGGCGGCGCGATCCAGCCCGGCTACGGCTGGATCTTCCCGCTCGGCGACGGGCACGTCAACCTCGGCTGCGGCGCGCTGTCCACCGACGCGCGCCCGGCGAAGGTGAACACGAAGAAGCTGCTTGCGCAGTACGCCGCGCAGCAGCGCGAGGCGTGGCAGCTCGGCGAGCCGGAACGCGTGGCGTCGGCGCTGCTGCCGATGGGCGGGGCGGTGTCGAACGTGGCGGGGCCGAACTGGGCGCTCGTGGGCGACGCGGCGGCGTGCGTGAACCCGCTCAACGGCGAGGGCATCGACTACGGGCTGGAGACGGCGGTGCTCGCCGTCGGGCTCATGGGGCAGGTCGACGACCTCACGCTCGCGTGGCCGGCGCTGCTGCGCGAAACGTACGGCGACGCGTTCGCGCTCGCGCGCACCCTCGCCCGGCTGCTCACCTACCCGCAGTTCCTGCCGCTCGCGGGGCCGGTGGCGCTGCGCGGGCTGGGCGGGCGCACCCTCATGCCGGCGGCGGCGCGGCTCATGGGCAACCTCGTCGCGGACGAGGACCGGGACCTCGTCGCCCGGGCGTGGCGCCTGGCAGGGCGGGCGGCGCGGGGCGCGCAGCCGGGCGAGCCGCTGTGGGACGCGCGCTAG
- a CDS encoding metal ABC transporter substrate-binding protein: protein MLKSKVLALAATAALTAGLAGCSQDSADAAGGKDTPVVLTTFTVIQDIASNVAGDHLRVESITKPGAEIHGYEPTPGDISRASDADLILDNGMNLESWFSQFVSDLDVPHAVVSEGVDPIDIAEDAYAGKPNPHAWMSPVNVQKYVDNIVDAFSELDPEHADDFKANGETYKQELQAVQDELETKLAAVPDKQRALVTCEGAFSYLARDAKLKERYIWPVNSEQQATPQQIAGAIEFVKENNVPSVFCESTVSNAPMMQVVKATGAEYGGTLYVDSLSEENGPVPTYLDLIRHDTKVIIDGLNGGKQ, encoded by the coding sequence ATGTTGAAATCCAAGGTGCTCGCGCTCGCCGCCACGGCTGCGCTAACTGCCGGCCTGGCAGGCTGTTCGCAGGACAGCGCCGACGCCGCAGGCGGCAAAGACACCCCCGTGGTACTCACCACGTTCACGGTGATCCAGGACATCGCTTCGAACGTCGCCGGCGACCACCTGCGGGTGGAGTCCATCACCAAACCCGGCGCGGAAATCCACGGCTACGAGCCCACCCCGGGCGACATCTCGCGCGCCTCCGACGCCGACCTGATCCTGGACAACGGCATGAATCTGGAAAGCTGGTTCTCCCAGTTCGTCTCCGACCTGGACGTGCCCCACGCCGTGGTCAGCGAAGGTGTCGACCCGATCGACATCGCGGAGGACGCCTACGCCGGCAAGCCCAACCCGCACGCCTGGATGAGTCCGGTGAACGTGCAGAAGTACGTGGACAACATCGTCGACGCGTTCAGCGAACTCGACCCGGAGCACGCCGATGATTTCAAGGCCAACGGCGAAACATACAAGCAGGAACTGCAGGCTGTGCAAGACGAGCTGGAGACCAAGCTCGCCGCTGTCCCCGACAAGCAGCGCGCCTTGGTCACCTGCGAAGGTGCGTTCTCCTATCTGGCTCGCGACGCGAAGCTCAAGGAGCGCTACATCTGGCCGGTCAACTCGGAGCAGCAAGCCACCCCGCAGCAGATCGCCGGCGCGATCGAGTTTGTGAAGGAAAACAACGTCCCGTCTGTGTTCTGTGAATCCACGGTCTCTAACGCGCCGATGATGCAGGTCGTGAAGGCCACCGGCGCGGAGTACGGCGGCACCCTCTACGTCGATTCGCTTTCTGAGGAAAACGGTCCGGTGCCGACCTACCTGGATCTGATTCGCCACGACACGAAGGTGATCATCGACGGTTTGAACGGGGGCAAGCAGTGA
- a CDS encoding glycosyltransferase family 4 protein codes for MRVGIVAESFLPNVNGVTNSVLRVLEHLKREGHEAMVVAPGARDFQDEIPDYLGFEIVRVPTVMVPLVDSLPIGVPTTTVAAALAGFKPDIIHLASPFVLGGAGAFAARQIGVPAVALYQTDVAGFATKYHLPMVANLAWEWTRTIHNMSEMTLAPSSSYIRELEAHGIKNVRHWGRGVDTELFNPAKRSEVLRRAWDPTGEKKIVGFIGRLAAEKSVHRLAPLVDDPSVQLVIVGGGPERDELEALLPTAVFTGPLGGEELARAYASLDLFVHTGEFETFCQAIQEAQASGVPTIGPRAGGPIDLIKHGENGLLLEVPTFEAELPDAARWVLDDARHADLQRAARASVENKTWAALGDQLLGYYSEVLDAYERNVVHLFGRDVALPRWAPARLGQPRRQARRDDTA; via the coding sequence ATGCGTGTGGGAATCGTCGCGGAATCGTTTCTGCCGAACGTCAACGGTGTGACCAACTCGGTGCTGCGGGTGCTCGAGCACCTCAAGCGCGAGGGCCATGAGGCGATGGTGGTCGCGCCGGGCGCGCGCGACTTCCAAGACGAGATCCCGGACTACCTCGGCTTCGAGATCGTGCGCGTACCCACGGTGATGGTGCCGCTCGTGGACTCGCTGCCGATCGGCGTGCCCACCACCACCGTCGCCGCGGCGCTCGCCGGGTTCAAGCCGGACATCATCCACCTGGCTAGCCCCTTCGTCCTCGGCGGGGCGGGCGCGTTCGCCGCGCGTCAGATCGGGGTGCCGGCGGTGGCGCTGTACCAGACCGACGTCGCCGGCTTCGCCACGAAGTACCACCTGCCCATGGTGGCCAACCTCGCGTGGGAGTGGACGCGCACGATCCACAATATGAGTGAGATGACGCTGGCGCCGTCGTCAAGCTATATCCGCGAGCTTGAGGCGCACGGCATCAAGAACGTGCGCCACTGGGGCCGCGGGGTGGACACCGAGCTGTTCAACCCGGCGAAGCGCTCGGAGGTGCTGCGCCGCGCGTGGGACCCGACGGGGGAGAAGAAGATCGTCGGCTTCATCGGGCGGCTGGCGGCGGAGAAGAGTGTCCATCGCCTCGCCCCGCTTGTCGACGATCCTTCGGTCCAACTCGTCATCGTCGGCGGCGGCCCGGAGCGTGACGAGCTCGAGGCGCTTCTGCCCACCGCCGTGTTCACCGGCCCGCTCGGCGGGGAGGAGCTGGCGCGCGCCTACGCGTCGCTGGACCTGTTCGTGCACACCGGCGAGTTTGAGACGTTCTGCCAGGCCATCCAGGAGGCCCAGGCATCCGGTGTGCCCACGATCGGCCCGCGCGCCGGCGGCCCGATTGACCTGATCAAGCACGGCGAGAACGGCCTGCTGCTCGAGGTGCCCACGTTCGAGGCCGAGCTGCCCGACGCCGCGCGCTGGGTGCTCGACGACGCCCGCCACGCCGACCTGCAGCGCGCCGCCCGCGCGTCCGTGGAGAACAAGACGTGGGCCGCGCTCGGCGACCAGCTGCTGGGTTACTACTCCGAGGTGCTGGACGCCTACGAGCGCAACGTGGTGCACCTGTTCGGCCGCGACGTGGCCCTGCCGCGCTGGGCGCCGGCACGCCTGGGCCAACCCCGCAGGCAAGCGCGGCGCGACGACACCGCGTAA
- a CDS encoding metal ABC transporter ATP-binding protein → MIPAIAVDDVAVRYGDVVALDGATLSVQPGRICGLIGMNGAGKSTLLKAIMGLVKPDRGTVRINGIDPMRARKTQVLGYVPQSEDVDWQFPVTVRDVVMMGRYGHMGFTRHARAEDIAAVDRALERTHLESFADRQIGQLSGGQKKRAFIARGIAQGASIMLLDEPFAGVDKHSEATITELLRDLAAEGTTIFVVTHDLVALPQLAPETVLLNRRVLMHAPTEVVLEPDNLVQGFGMGVSA, encoded by the coding sequence GTGATCCCCGCAATCGCGGTTGACGATGTTGCGGTGCGCTACGGCGACGTCGTCGCGCTCGACGGCGCAACTTTGAGCGTCCAACCAGGCCGTATCTGTGGGCTGATCGGGATGAACGGCGCGGGCAAATCCACGCTACTCAAGGCGATCATGGGGTTGGTCAAGCCGGATCGCGGCACGGTTCGTATCAACGGCATCGACCCCATGCGCGCCCGCAAGACGCAGGTGCTGGGCTACGTCCCGCAGAGCGAGGACGTGGACTGGCAGTTCCCGGTCACAGTGCGTGATGTGGTCATGATGGGCCGCTACGGCCACATGGGCTTTACCCGCCACGCGCGTGCGGAGGACATTGCGGCTGTGGATCGCGCGCTTGAGCGCACCCACCTTGAGTCGTTCGCAGACCGCCAGATCGGTCAGCTTTCGGGTGGCCAGAAGAAGCGTGCCTTCATCGCCCGCGGTATCGCTCAGGGTGCGAGCATCATGCTTCTCGACGAACCCTTCGCCGGCGTGGACAAACATTCCGAGGCCACCATCACTGAGCTGCTGCGTGACCTCGCGGCAGAAGGCACCACTATTTTTGTGGTGACGCACGACCTGGTTGCCTTGCCCCAGCTCGCGCCGGAGACAGTGCTGTTGAACCGCCGGGTGTTGATGCACGCCCCGACTGAAGTGGTGTTAGAGCCGGACAATTTGGTACAGGGCTTCGGTATGGGGGTGTCAGCATGA
- a CDS encoding demethylmenaquinone methyltransferase, with product MAKADLDKKPFDVAGMFDDVGKNYDITNTVLSFGLDKYWRRRTRERLDLKPGELVLDLAAGTAVSTVELGKSGAWVVACDFSQGMLAAGKDRDVPKVVGDAMHLPFADDTFDAVTISYGLRNVHDFEAGLREMARVTKPGGRLAVNEFSTPVVPGFRTLYKEYLPLALPAVAKVFSSNAEAYEYLAESIRAWPGQEELAAAINDNGWTDASWLNLSGGIVALHSAVKPAR from the coding sequence ATGGCCAAGGCGGATCTGGACAAAAAGCCCTTCGACGTTGCCGGTATGTTCGACGACGTGGGCAAAAACTACGACATCACCAACACCGTGCTGTCGTTCGGCTTGGACAAGTACTGGCGACGTCGCACCCGCGAGCGCCTGGACTTAAAGCCCGGCGAGCTCGTGCTCGATCTGGCCGCCGGCACCGCCGTGTCCACCGTGGAGCTGGGCAAGTCCGGCGCGTGGGTGGTGGCCTGCGACTTTTCCCAGGGCATGCTCGCCGCCGGCAAGGACCGCGACGTGCCCAAGGTCGTCGGCGACGCGATGCACCTGCCGTTTGCGGATGACACCTTCGACGCGGTGACCATCTCCTACGGGCTGCGCAACGTCCACGACTTCGAGGCGGGCCTGCGCGAGATGGCGCGCGTGACCAAGCCGGGCGGGCGCCTCGCCGTCAACGAGTTCTCCACGCCCGTCGTGCCCGGCTTCCGCACGCTGTACAAGGAGTACCTGCCGCTCGCGCTGCCGGCGGTGGCGAAGGTGTTCTCCTCGAACGCGGAGGCCTACGAGTACCTCGCCGAGTCCATCCGCGCCTGGCCCGGCCAGGAGGAGCTCGCCGCCGCCATCAACGACAACGGATGGACGGACGCGAGCTGGCTCAACCTCTCCGGCGGCATCGTCGCGCTGCACAGCGCGGTGAAGCCAGCGCGGTGA
- a CDS encoding metal-dependent transcriptional regulator, with protein sequence MSVGDLSTSTQNYLKGIWALSEWSDTPVTPSSVAKHLGLRKSTVSDGVRKLGEQGLVEHKPYGAVELTDTGRTYAVAMIRRHRLIETFLVEALGYTWDQVHDEAENLEHSVSDFMVDRIDAFLDYPSRDPHGDPIPSASGRVDTPAAVPLTGVQPGRTATIERIADDDPKLLQFFDSHGLVVGATLEVGEGAPYSGAVAVRLAGAAEAVPLGEEATDSVFVRVDA encoded by the coding sequence ATGTCCGTCGGCGACCTGTCCACCAGCACCCAGAACTACCTCAAAGGCATCTGGGCGCTTTCGGAGTGGTCAGATACGCCGGTGACACCGTCGTCAGTGGCCAAGCACCTTGGACTGCGCAAATCCACCGTCTCCGACGGGGTGCGCAAGCTCGGCGAGCAGGGCCTGGTGGAGCACAAGCCCTACGGCGCCGTCGAGCTGACCGACACAGGCCGCACGTACGCGGTGGCGATGATCCGCCGCCACCGCCTGATTGAAACGTTTTTGGTGGAGGCGTTGGGCTACACCTGGGACCAGGTGCACGACGAGGCCGAAAACCTCGAACACTCGGTGAGCGACTTCATGGTCGACCGCATCGACGCGTTTTTGGACTACCCCAGCCGCGACCCCCACGGCGACCCCATCCCCTCAGCCAGCGGCCGCGTCGACACCCCCGCGGCGGTACCGCTGACCGGTGTGCAACCCGGGCGCACGGCCACGATCGAGCGCATCGCGGACGACGACCCGAAACTGCTGCAATTCTTCGACAGTCACGGGCTCGTCGTCGGCGCAACCCTCGAGGTGGGAGAGGGTGCCCCTTACTCCGGCGCGGTCGCGGTCCGGCTTGCCGGCGCGGCGGAGGCGGTGCCGCTCGGCGAGGAAGCCACGGATTCCGTCTTCGTGCGCGTGGATGCGTAA
- the menD gene encoding 2-succinyl-5-enolpyruvyl-6-hydroxy-3-cyclohexene-1-carboxylic-acid synthase yields the protein MEVASAVAELVATHCTDVVMSPGSRNSPLAYALLARRDVTVHMRIDERSAAFTALGLARVQRRHVAVVMTSGTAVANAYPAVIEAHMSHTPLAVVSADRPERLVGTGASQTIWQQGIFGRYAATQQVASLDDVHAATFAAGQVHINVALDTPLVPEALPEEVGQPRRVGPGALEGARGLVDHGAVDVDLTRDTLVIAGDEAWEVPGLEHVPTIAEPTAPAPFHQVHPLAARFFAQSQVAISHDGGDFAANTKPEQVVVVGHPTLHRDVMALLADPDIEVIGLSRTDTFTGHPDRRGSRVNATGQPTDTWIKICEAAGEVGAETVRTALAEEEFGFTGLHVAAAVCDTLAVGDTLMLGSSNPVRDASFVGMPFDGVDAYAARGAAGIDGTVSQAVGVALATQALRPDEIRAPRTVALMGDLTFLHDVNGLLIGPDEPRPGNLTIVVANDDGGGIFEGLEPGGAGVRGAFERAFGTPHGTDVAKLAEAYGAAYRRADTLAELGEVLLELEAEPQPIAVVEAATTRATRRALAERLNR from the coding sequence ATGGAGGTGGCGTCGGCGGTGGCGGAGCTCGTCGCCACGCATTGCACCGATGTGGTCATGAGCCCGGGCTCGCGCAACTCGCCGCTTGCGTACGCGCTGCTCGCGCGCCGGGACGTCACGGTGCACATGCGTATCGACGAACGTTCCGCCGCCTTCACCGCACTCGGCCTCGCGCGCGTGCAGCGCCGCCACGTGGCGGTGGTGATGACGTCCGGCACCGCCGTGGCCAACGCGTACCCGGCCGTCATTGAGGCACACATGTCCCACACCCCGCTCGCTGTGGTCAGCGCTGACCGCCCGGAGCGCCTCGTGGGCACCGGCGCGAGCCAGACGATCTGGCAGCAGGGCATCTTCGGCCGCTACGCCGCGACGCAGCAGGTGGCATCGCTTGACGACGTCCACGCGGCAACCTTCGCCGCGGGGCAGGTGCACATCAACGTCGCCCTAGACACCCCGCTCGTGCCCGAGGCCCTGCCCGAGGAAGTGGGGCAGCCACGCCGCGTCGGCCCCGGCGCCCTGGAGGGGGCGCGCGGGCTCGTCGATCACGGCGCGGTAGACGTGGACCTCACCCGCGACACGCTGGTCATCGCCGGCGACGAGGCCTGGGAGGTGCCCGGCCTCGAGCACGTGCCCACCATCGCCGAGCCGACCGCGCCGGCGCCGTTCCACCAGGTGCACCCGCTGGCCGCGCGGTTCTTCGCGCAGTCGCAGGTGGCCATCTCCCACGACGGGGGCGACTTCGCCGCGAACACGAAGCCGGAGCAGGTCGTCGTCGTGGGCCACCCGACGCTGCACCGCGACGTCATGGCGCTGCTCGCCGACCCAGACATCGAGGTGATCGGCCTCTCGCGCACGGACACGTTCACCGGGCACCCGGATCGGCGCGGCTCGCGCGTTAACGCCACCGGGCAGCCGACGGACACGTGGATCAAGATCTGCGAGGCCGCCGGCGAGGTCGGCGCGGAGACCGTGCGCACCGCGCTCGCCGAGGAGGAGTTCGGCTTCACCGGCCTCCACGTCGCCGCCGCGGTGTGCGACACCCTCGCCGTGGGCGACACGCTCATGCTCGGGTCCTCGAACCCGGTGCGCGACGCCTCGTTCGTGGGCATGCCCTTCGACGGCGTCGACGCGTACGCGGCCCGGGGCGCGGCCGGCATCGACGGCACCGTCTCCCAGGCCGTCGGCGTCGCGCTGGCCACCCAGGCGTTGCGTCCCGACGAGATCCGCGCGCCGCGCACCGTCGCGCTCATGGGGGACCTGACGTTCCTCCACGACGTCAACGGCCTGCTCATCGGCCCCGACGAGCCGCGCCCGGGCAACCTCACCATCGTCGTGGCCAACGACGACGGCGGCGGCATCTTCGAGGGCCTCGAGCCCGGCGGCGCGGGCGTGCGCGGCGCGTTCGAGCGAGCGTTCGGCACGCCCCACGGCACCGACGTGGCCAAGCTCGCCGAGGCGTACGGCGCGGCGTACCGGCGCGCGGACACCCTCGCCGAGCTGGGCGAGGTACTGCTCGAGCTCGAGGCGGAGCCGCAGCCGATCGCCGTCGTCGAGGCCGCCACAACTCGCGCCACGCGGCGCGCGCTCGCGGAGCGGCTGAACCGGTGA
- a CDS encoding metal ABC transporter permease: MIALLTEPFGYEFMMRALATSLVASIVCALLSCWLVLVGWSLMGDAVSHAVLPGVVLAYILGVPFAVGAVVFGFLAVALIGLVRDTSRVKEDAAIGIVFTTMFALGLVLISVTPSQTDLNHIIFGNLLGVSRGDLLQVAILGAIVLSVLVLKRRDFTLYAFDPTHAHAIGLNPRLLGAALLALLALTSVVALQAVGVILVVAMLIIPGATAYLLTNKFGTMLIIAPTMSAACAIVGLYCSYYLDTASGGMIVLAQGVVFGVVYLFGPHGVLRGRRYASTRTKTESVASSPSGTASAAPASRTATAPE; encoded by the coding sequence ATGATTGCGCTGCTTACGGAGCCGTTTGGGTACGAGTTCATGATGCGTGCGCTTGCGACCTCGCTGGTGGCGTCGATTGTCTGCGCGCTGTTGTCGTGCTGGCTGGTGTTGGTTGGCTGGTCGCTGATGGGCGATGCGGTAAGCCACGCTGTCCTGCCCGGCGTGGTGCTGGCCTACATTCTGGGCGTGCCGTTTGCCGTCGGCGCGGTGGTGTTCGGGTTCCTTGCGGTGGCACTGATCGGGCTGGTGCGCGATACGTCCCGGGTGAAGGAGGATGCGGCCATTGGCATTGTGTTCACCACCATGTTCGCGCTGGGGCTCGTGCTCATTTCGGTAACCCCTTCGCAAACGGATCTGAACCACATCATCTTCGGCAATCTGCTTGGTGTGTCCCGTGGGGACCTGCTGCAGGTGGCCATCCTGGGAGCGATCGTGTTGAGCGTGCTGGTGCTCAAGCGGCGCGACTTCACCCTCTACGCGTTCGATCCCACCCATGCACACGCGATTGGGTTGAATCCGCGCCTGCTCGGTGCGGCCCTGCTGGCACTGCTGGCGCTGACGTCAGTGGTGGCACTCCAGGCCGTTGGCGTGATCCTGGTGGTGGCGATGCTGATCATCCCGGGTGCGACCGCCTACCTGCTCACCAACAAATTCGGCACGATGCTGATCATCGCCCCGACCATGTCGGCGGCGTGTGCGATTGTGGGCCTGTACTGCTCCTACTACCTGGACACGGCCTCTGGCGGCATGATCGTGCTCGCCCAAGGTGTGGTGTTTGGTGTGGTGTACCTGTTCGGCCCGCATGGGGTGCTGCGGGGTCGTCGTTACGCATCCACGCGCACGAAGACGGAATCCGTGGCTTCCTCGCCGAGCGGCACCGCCTCCGCCGCGCCGGCAAGCCGGACCGCGACCGCGCCGGAGTAA
- a CDS encoding polyprenyl synthetase family protein, which produces MTHGTTPSPRHGFNLDLGDEALNARLNSGLEAVEDRLRAELSRVESFLTDKVTHLAAAGGKRFRPMMALLCAEFGPDPRSENVVRGATVVEVVHLATLYHDDVMDEAERRRGVESANARWTNTVAILAGDILFAHASRLMSAMDLDTVGHFADTFEKLVTGQMRETVGAQGGDPVEHYLTVIEEKTGVLISSAAYLGARHAGAEADVVDRCARIGDAVGMVFQIVDDIIDIFSDPEQSGKTPGTDLREGVFTLPVLYALEEDSPAGEELRGLLTGPLTDDADVAHALDLLAQTGGRERALDKAREYLAVVEEELEGLPDIPAREALRNMTRMTVERVG; this is translated from the coding sequence ATGACGCACGGCACCACTCCGTCACCGCGCCACGGCTTCAACCTGGACCTAGGCGACGAGGCGCTCAACGCGCGGCTGAACTCCGGGCTGGAGGCGGTGGAGGACAGGCTGCGGGCCGAGCTGTCCCGCGTGGAAAGCTTCCTCACCGACAAGGTCACGCACCTCGCCGCCGCCGGCGGCAAGCGCTTCCGGCCCATGATGGCGCTGCTGTGCGCGGAGTTCGGGCCCGACCCACGCAGCGAGAACGTCGTCCGCGGCGCCACCGTCGTGGAGGTGGTGCACCTGGCCACGCTCTACCACGACGACGTTATGGACGAGGCCGAGCGCCGCCGCGGCGTCGAGTCCGCCAACGCGCGCTGGACGAACACCGTGGCCATCCTCGCCGGCGACATCCTCTTCGCGCACGCGTCGCGGCTCATGAGCGCAATGGACCTGGACACCGTCGGCCACTTCGCCGACACCTTCGAGAAGCTGGTCACCGGACAGATGCGCGAGACCGTCGGCGCGCAGGGCGGCGACCCGGTGGAGCACTACCTCACGGTGATCGAGGAGAAGACGGGTGTGCTCATCTCCTCGGCGGCGTACCTCGGCGCGCGGCACGCGGGTGCGGAGGCGGACGTCGTGGACCGGTGCGCGCGCATCGGCGACGCGGTGGGGATGGTCTTCCAGATCGTCGACGACATCATCGACATCTTCTCCGACCCCGAACAGTCCGGCAAGACCCCCGGCACCGACCTGCGCGAGGGCGTGTTCACCCTGCCCGTGCTCTACGCGCTCGAGGAGGACTCCCCGGCCGGGGAGGAGCTGCGCGGCCTGCTCACGGGCCCGCTTACCGACGACGCCGACGTCGCCCATGCCCTCGACCTCCTCGCGCAGACCGGCGGGCGGGAGCGCGCGTTAGACAAGGCGCGCGAGTACCTCGCCGTGGTGGAGGAGGAACTCGAGGGCCTGCCCGACATTCCGGCGCGCGAGGCGCTGCGTAACATGACCCGCATGACCGTCGAGCGGGTGGGATAA
- a CDS encoding DUF3592 domain-containing protein, with protein sequence MRWRRRGHQLVLALYAFALLGCVAMVGGPAINDARIHADPGRGSATVTEVGRWRTYIEYQTEDGQLVSPPGGVLYPTGLGEGQQVWVTYAKSNTDLVKVEGRGWALALRPALSVLAVATLIAAGAWAGVSRWVPEGRREANASPSPAPRRRGYPRPSPPA encoded by the coding sequence GTGAGGTGGCGGCGCCGGGGGCACCAGCTCGTGCTGGCGCTGTACGCGTTCGCGCTGCTCGGGTGCGTCGCCATGGTCGGTGGCCCCGCGATCAACGACGCGCGCATCCACGCCGACCCCGGCCGCGGCTCCGCCACCGTCACCGAGGTGGGGCGCTGGCGCACCTACATCGAGTACCAGACGGAGGACGGCCAGCTCGTCTCCCCGCCCGGGGGCGTGCTCTACCCGACGGGGTTGGGGGAGGGCCAGCAGGTGTGGGTGACGTACGCGAAGTCGAACACGGACCTGGTCAAGGTGGAAGGCCGCGGCTGGGCGCTCGCGCTGCGCCCGGCGCTGTCGGTGCTCGCGGTGGCCACGCTCATCGCGGCCGGCGCGTGGGCGGGGGTCAGTCGGTGGGTGCCGGAGGGGCGTCGAGAAGCGAACGCTTCACCGTCGCCGGCACCCCGGCGACGAGGGTATCCCCGACCGTCACCCCCGGCATGA